The window GGTTTCCGGGGCCACCATGGTACCCCTGGAAGTTTTCAATCCCGTGCGAGTGTTGGAAATCGTGGATCAGGAACGCTGCACCGCTCTGCACGGCGTTCCCACCATGTTTATTATGGAGCTGGAAGAACTGGCCAAGGGAAATTATGACGTCAGCAGCCTGCGTACCGGTATTATGGCGGGTTCCCCTTGTCCCATTGAGGTGATGAAGGCGGTGGTGGACCGGATGGGAATGAAAGAGATCACCATCACCTACGGTCAAACGGAAGCTTCACCGGCCATTACCATGACCCGAACGGACGATCCCATTGAACTGCGGGTTGCCACGGTGGGAAAAGTGATCCCCAATGTAGAAGCCAAGATCGTAGATCCGGAAACCGGAGAAGATTGTCCGCCGGGTATTCAGGGTGAAATCTGCAGCAGGGGATACAATGTCATGAAGGGGTATTATAAAATGCCTGAGGCCACCGCTCAGGCCATAGACCAGGACGGCTGGCTGCACACCGGCGACCTGGGCATTATGGATGAAAAGGGTTATTTTAAAATTACCGGACGCCTGAAGGATATGATTATCCGTGGGGGAGAAAACGTTTACCCCCGGGAAATCGAAGAATTTCTGTATACTCATCCTTTAATTAAAGATGTTCAGGTGGTGGGGGTTCCCAGTATGAAGTACGGCGAGGAGGTCCTGGCCTACGTTCAGCTCCGGGAAGGCGTTACCCTGACCAAGGAAGAAATTCAGGACTATTGTAGGGATAAAATCGCTAAATATAAAATTCCTTCCTATGTATTATTTATCGATCACTATCCCATCACTGCCAGCGGCAAAATACAAAAATATAAGCTCAGGGAACAAGCCATCACCGCCCTGGGACTGGAAAACCTGACAAAGATTGAAACCGCCTAGCAATGATTGAAATAAAGCCGAAATCATGGTAAAATTCTCGAGGAAACCCGGTTGAAAGAATAAAACGATCAGCAGGTAAAAATCGAGAATGAATCGTGATGTAGGTAGGAGGAAGTATTTTGCAGGAGCACTATGACTTCAAGGAAATAGAGAAAAAATGGCAGCAATATTGGGAGCAGGAAAATATTTATCAAGTTCCCGATGATTCCGAACGACCCAAATATTATTGTCTGGAAATGTTTCCCTATCCCTCGGGCAAGCTGCACATGGGCCATGTTCGTAACTATTCCATTGGGGATGTGGTGGCTCGCTTTAAAACCATGCAGGGCTTTGATGTTCTGCATCCCATGGGCTGGGACGCCTTTGGGCTGCCGGCGGAAAATGCGGCCATTAAACACGGGATTCCCCCGGCGACCTGGACCTGGGACAATATTGAACAGATGAAAGCACAGTTAAAGCAACTGGGCCTGAGCTATGACTGGCGGCGGGAAGTGGCCACCTGCCATCCGGAATACTACAGATGGGGCCAGTGGCTGTTTCTCCAGCTTTATAAGCAGGGATTATGTTATAAAAAACACGCCCGGGTAAACTGGTGTCCGGCATGTGCCACCGTGCTGGCCAACGAGCAGGTGGTGGAGGGAAGCTGCGAGCGCTGCAGCGCAACCGTTGAGCAAAAGGAACTGGATCAATGGTTCTTTCGCATTACGGATTATTCTCAGCGCCTGCTGGATGATCTTAAAAAGCTTGAAGGCTGGCCGGATAAAGTAAAGATCATGCAGGAAAACTGGATTGGCCGCAGCGAGGGTGCTGAACTGGCCTTTAAGGTGGACGGCACCGACGATGAAATCAAGGTCTTTACCACCCGGCCCGATACGGTTTACGGTGTAACCTATATGGTGCTGGCGGCGGAACATCCCCTGGTGGCCAAACTTTCGGCAGGGACGCCCCAGGAGGCCAAAGTAGCGGAGTTTGTAAACCGGGTGGCCAAACAAACGGAGCTGGCCCGGACCAGTACCGAAAAAGAAGGCGTCTTTACCGGGGCCTATTGTATTAACCCCTTTAATGGAGAAAAAGTACCGATTCTAACAGCCAATTACGTGCTTTATCATTACGGCACCGGAGCTGTGATGGGTGTGCCGGCTCACGATGAAAGGGACTTTGAGTTTGCCCGGAAGTACGACCTGCCCATCAAAGTGGTTATCACTCCCTCCAAAGAGAAAGCATTGCACCCGGACCAAATGACAGAGGCCTATGTTTCGGCCGGATTTATGATTCATTCCGGGCCCTTTGACGGCACGCCCAATCAGCAGGGCATTCGCAAAGTCATCGAATACGCCGAACAAAAGGGCATTGGCCAGGGGCTGGTAAACTTCAGACTGCGGGACTGGTTAATTTCCCGCCAGCGTTACTGGGGAACCCCCATTCCTATTATTTATTGTGAGCAATGCGGCGCCCTTCCGGTTCCCGAGGACCAACTGCCGGTACTGCTGCCCACCGAGGTGGCCTTTAAACCAACCGGAGAGTCCCCGTTAAAGGGTGATGCGGATTTTGTTCAGACGACCTGTCCCCACTGTGGCGGAAAAGCCCGGCGGGAAACCGATACCATGGATACCTTTGTGGACTCCTCCTGGTATTATATCCGTTATACCAGCGCCAGGGATGCGCAGGAAGCCTGGAACAAAGCCAAGGCCAAGGGCTGGATGCCGGTGGATCAGTATATCGGGGGTGTGGAGCATGCCATTTTGCACCTGCTGTATTCCCGGTTTTTTACCAAGGTTTTTTATGATCTGGATCTGCTGGATGTGCAGGAGCCCTTTGAAAACCTATTGACCCAAGGCATGGTGTTAAAAGACGGGGCTAAAATGTCCAAATCCAAGGGAAATGTGGTAAGTCCCGAAGACATTGTGGCTCGTTACGGCGCAGATACGGCCAGACTGTTTATCTTATTTGCAGCACCGCCGGAGAGAGACCTGGAATGGAGCGACCGGGGGGTTGAAGGCAGCCACCGTTTCCTAAACCGGGTGTGGCGGCTGGTTTATTCCGTTAAAGATCAGGTCATAGCGGCGCCGCCGGTCCGTGCTGAAAATTACATCGGCGTGCACAAGGAAATGCGCCGGTTAACCCATTATGCCATTAAAAAAGTCACTGAAGATATCAGCGGCCGGTTTAATTTCAATACAGCCATCAGCGCCATCATGGAACTGGTCAACGGCGCCTATACCTACCGGGATAAAGTAGCGGAAGTGGAACGGGACCCCGCGGTTCTGGCGGAGGCCATTAACAGCATGATCATTCTGCTGGCTCCCTTTGCCCCCCATGTGGCGGAGGAGCTGTGGCAGGAAACAGGGCACCGGGGAAGTGTGCACAAAGAGCCCTGGCCGGCTTATGACCCGGCGGCCCTGGTGGAAGAGGAAGTGGAAATTGCCATTCAAATCAACGGCAAAATCAGAGACCGCATGAACATTTCCGCCAATCTGAAACCCGCTGAAATGCAGGAAATACTGCTGCAAAAGGAATCCATTCAAGCCTTAATTGCTGGGAAACAAATTGTTAAGGTCATTCCCGTACCGGGTAAATTATTAAATATTGTGGTAAGATAATCAAATAAAAAATCAAAAGGCACCTTCCGGT is drawn from Desulforamulus ruminis DSM 2154 and contains these coding sequences:
- the leuS gene encoding leucine--tRNA ligase, with protein sequence MQEHYDFKEIEKKWQQYWEQENIYQVPDDSERPKYYCLEMFPYPSGKLHMGHVRNYSIGDVVARFKTMQGFDVLHPMGWDAFGLPAENAAIKHGIPPATWTWDNIEQMKAQLKQLGLSYDWRREVATCHPEYYRWGQWLFLQLYKQGLCYKKHARVNWCPACATVLANEQVVEGSCERCSATVEQKELDQWFFRITDYSQRLLDDLKKLEGWPDKVKIMQENWIGRSEGAELAFKVDGTDDEIKVFTTRPDTVYGVTYMVLAAEHPLVAKLSAGTPQEAKVAEFVNRVAKQTELARTSTEKEGVFTGAYCINPFNGEKVPILTANYVLYHYGTGAVMGVPAHDERDFEFARKYDLPIKVVITPSKEKALHPDQMTEAYVSAGFMIHSGPFDGTPNQQGIRKVIEYAEQKGIGQGLVNFRLRDWLISRQRYWGTPIPIIYCEQCGALPVPEDQLPVLLPTEVAFKPTGESPLKGDADFVQTTCPHCGGKARRETDTMDTFVDSSWYYIRYTSARDAQEAWNKAKAKGWMPVDQYIGGVEHAILHLLYSRFFTKVFYDLDLLDVQEPFENLLTQGMVLKDGAKMSKSKGNVVSPEDIVARYGADTARLFILFAAPPERDLEWSDRGVEGSHRFLNRVWRLVYSVKDQVIAAPPVRAENYIGVHKEMRRLTHYAIKKVTEDISGRFNFNTAISAIMELVNGAYTYRDKVAEVERDPAVLAEAINSMIILLAPFAPHVAEELWQETGHRGSVHKEPWPAYDPAALVEEEVEIAIQINGKIRDRMNISANLKPAEMQEILLQKESIQALIAGKQIVKVIPVPGKLLNIVVR
- a CDS encoding AMP-binding protein; protein product: MQKLDRITVGALLDRTAAQFPENDALVYNHRDLRLSYQEFNRLCRKVAKGLMALGIQKGEHIAIWATNVPEWVTLQFTTGKMGAVLVTVNTNYKSFEVEYLLQQSDATTLVMIGGTKTTNYLKIINELCPELKDCPPGQLNSARLPLLKNIIFIGEEAQPGMLNWNDLLELANQITDEELDARQASLDPDDCINMQYTSGTTGFPKGVMLTHTNLVNNAHSIANCMAFSERDRLLITVPFFHCFGCVLGTMTCVVSGATMVPLEVFNPVRVLEIVDQERCTALHGVPTMFIMELEELAKGNYDVSSLRTGIMAGSPCPIEVMKAVVDRMGMKEITITYGQTEASPAITMTRTDDPIELRVATVGKVIPNVEAKIVDPETGEDCPPGIQGEICSRGYNVMKGYYKMPEATAQAIDQDGWLHTGDLGIMDEKGYFKITGRLKDMIIRGGENVYPREIEEFLYTHPLIKDVQVVGVPSMKYGEEVLAYVQLREGVTLTKEEIQDYCRDKIAKYKIPSYVLFIDHYPITASGKIQKYKLREQAITALGLENLTKIETA